In Paraflavitalea devenefica, the following are encoded in one genomic region:
- a CDS encoding helix-turn-helix domain-containing protein — MLPQTISPTELIATKIRILRRSREYSQEYMAIMLHISQNAYSRLENGKTPLTLDRFYEVCQILQIKPAELLDMVEMP; from the coding sequence ATGTTACCACAAACCATATCACCTACAGAATTGATTGCAACAAAGATCAGGATCTTACGAAGGAGCAGGGAGTACTCACAGGAGTATATGGCGATTATGTTGCACATTTCGCAAAATGCCTATAGCCGGCTTGAAAATGGTAAAACACCGCTTACACTTGACCGGTTTTATGAAGTATGCCAGATACTGCAGATCAAACCTGCTGAATTATTGGATATGGTAGAGATGCCCTAG
- a CDS encoding bacteriocin — protein MKNTQFTPLTEKEMMQVNGGGILDSIPLVGPLLSPVLGIAQQLLASLGLPNLPV, from the coding sequence ATGAAAAACACACAATTCACTCCGCTTACGGAGAAAGAAATGATGCAGGTAAACGGTGGTGGCATATTGGATAGCATTCCACTCGTAGGCCCATTGCTGTCTCCTGTCCTGGGTATTGCTCAGCAATTGCTGGCTTCCCTTGGCCTGCCCAATCTACCTGTATAA